From Caretta caretta isolate rCarCar2 chromosome 3, rCarCar1.hap1, whole genome shotgun sequence, a single genomic window includes:
- the CALHM6 gene encoding calcium homeostasis modulator protein 6: MEKFRTLFDFFLRHQKVLRYSALSLLTAGSERLFSAVAFQCPCNSWNLLYGSVFLLVPALILFLLGYLLNVRTWRLFTGRCAPGRHCSCIHRKHCRRYVSVFWLVTVSAAVAPFTWIAVALLGANFYECAASGSSLLQRHLCQGRGTQCHEQVAKMPCGGTLPQEAKVSVNFRAQSQVLGWILIASIMILVLAVTCINHCHSPVSFLQLRFWKIYLEKEREVFEKKAKEHATKLAERNLKCFFESTKPEPFQTPSNKDWQQISSLYAFSTKGQYYSMIHKYISGNRGTSIRSTKEDVFSPALGFVDGTDFNEMGTV, encoded by the exons atGGAGAAGTTTCGCACCTTGTTTGATTTCTTCCTCAGGCACCAGAAGGTGCTCCGTTACAGCGCCTTGTCCCTGCTGACCGCAGGCAGCGAGCGTCTCTTCTCAGCCGTGGCATTCCAGTGCCCCTGCAACTCCTGGAACCTGCTCTACGGCTCTGTCTTCCTGCTGGTGCCTGCCCTGATCCTCTTCCTTCTTGGCTACCTGCTGAATGTCAGGACCTGGCGGCTGTTCACCGGCCGCTGTGCCCCAGGCAGGCATTGTAGCTGCATCCACAGGAAGCACTGCCGGCGCTACGTTAGTGTGTTCTGGCTGGTGACGGTGAGCGCTGCTGTGGCCCCGTTCACCTGGATCGCCGTGGCCCTGCTTGGGGCCAACTTCTATGAGTGCGCAGCAAGTGGGAGCAGCCTGTTGCAGAGGCACCTGTGCCAAGGCAGAGGGACCCAGTGCCATGAGCAGGTGGCCAAAATGCCCTGCGGTGGGACTCTCCCCCAAGAGGCAAAGGTATCTGTGAACTTTCGTGCTCAGTCCCAG GTGCTAGGATGGATACTGATAGCAAGCATCATGATTCTAGTACTGGCTGTCACATGCATTAACCACTGTCATTCTCCAGTCAGTTTTcttcagctgaggttctggaaaATCTACTTGGAAAAGGAACGGGAGGTTTTTGAGAAGAAGGCCAAGGAGCATGCAACCAAGCTGGCAGAAAGGAACCTGAAGTGCTTCTTTGAGTCCACTAAGCCAGAACCATTTCAGACTCCCAGCAACAAAGACTGGCAGCAGATCTCATCCTTGTATGCTTTCAGTACTAAAGGACAGTATTACAGCATGATACACAAATATATTAGTGGAAACAGAGGCACCAGCATCAGATCTACTAAAGAGGATGTGTTTTCTCCTGCTCTAGGATTTGTGGATGGCACTGATTTTAATGAAATGGGGACAGTGtaa